Below is a genomic region from Oceanispirochaeta sp..
ATTCCAGCCCTGAAGGCTCCTGGGGAGTTACTGCCGGTTTAGATCTGTCTCAATCTTTGAATCTTTCAAGTTTTTTAGCCCGTTCCAGAGCTCTGTTAAATCTGGAATATCAGAACCTGTCCTATGAGTCCGATTTGAACACACTCAGTCTGAATGTCCGTCAGGAGTTCTACTACCTCCTGGCATACAGCGAAAATCTGGCTCTCCAGCAGAAAAATCTGGACTTGGCCAAAAAAAGGTATGACCAGAGTACTACCAATTTCAAAAACGGGCTGGCATCCAAACTGGATGTCCTGGAAGCCCGGAACTCCTATGAATCTCTGCGGCCCGATTTTACCGATGCAAAAACGTCCTATAACACTCAGCTTATGTCCTTTAACAGACTCCTGGGGCTGGATTTAAATCAGGGAATTGAATTGCAGGGATCTTTGGAACGGACTCCTCTGGATCTGGATGCAGATGCCCTTGTTGAAGAATGCCTGAGTGGACGTCTGGATGTACAGTCGGGACTGAAAAACATTGAGATTCAGGAGTCCCAGTTGAAATCCATTAAATCAGGATACCTCTCTCCTACTCTCAGCCTGGGGGCCAAGTGGACCAATACACAAACAGACCTTTCTTCCGATTCAGCCTGGAATGACAGT
It encodes:
- a CDS encoding TolC family protein, coding for MRNTQKIILLLTFICIGFPAVAQTLFLTEDDSVNLALKQNLSLQNSRIDLTLSQEQEQYSWNYLIPEIKASAGLSRTEQLLNNSSPEGSWGVTAGLDLSQSLNLSSFLARSRALLNLEYQNLSYESDLNTLSLNVRQEFYYLLAYSENLALQQKNLDLAKKRYDQSTTNFKNGLASKLDVLEARNSYESLRPDFTDAKTSYNTQLMSFNRLLGLDLNQGIELQGSLERTPLDLDADALVEECLSGRLDVQSGLKNIEIQESQLKSIKSGYLSPTLSLGAKWTNTQTDLSSDSAWNDSALFSLQLSFPINSYIKGSSEQLSISETKLSLEKLEIKLKETLEDGAQEIRSLIMELEGSKENIEIIQVSVLLAQENYEMVEAAFHSGTKELLDVEDAQNKLLSANLNLVLSRYSYISGLLKLENALNIPLQ